The following proteins are co-located in the Corynebacterium aquilae DSM 44791 genome:
- a CDS encoding metallophosphoesterase produces MVSVNTVKKSLLTAVSSAAVAGAATVAWGNRETSQFELHEVTVPVLNPGALPAGSQGLRVLHISDLHMIPGQDKKQQWVRDLAQLEPDLVVNTGDNLGDKDAVPLVINALDPLLNRPGVFVFGSNDYFGPRPVNPVGYLLGKKRKVSEEALPWQGMRAAFVERGWEDATHQRVEFRAGGVKIAVAGVDDPHHDLDDYGRIQGRPNPDADIAIGLLHSPDPRVLAQFEADGYDLTLSGHTHGGQLCLPGQRAIVTNCGIDQKRASGLHRFGDMWMHVSNGLGTSKYAPVRLFCRPSATLLTLTERKVLAH; encoded by the coding sequence ATGGTGTCTGTGAACACCGTGAAAAAATCCCTCCTCACCGCCGTTTCCTCCGCAGCCGTCGCCGGCGCCGCCACCGTCGCGTGGGGCAATCGGGAAACCTCCCAGTTTGAACTACACGAGGTCACGGTGCCGGTACTGAACCCCGGCGCGCTGCCTGCGGGCTCTCAAGGGCTGCGGGTGCTGCACATCTCTGATCTGCACATGATCCCGGGGCAGGATAAGAAGCAGCAGTGGGTGCGGGACTTGGCACAGTTGGAGCCTGACCTGGTGGTCAACACGGGGGATAATTTGGGCGACAAGGACGCCGTCCCGCTGGTGATTAACGCTTTGGATCCTTTGCTTAACCGCCCTGGTGTGTTTGTGTTTGGCTCTAATGATTATTTTGGGCCTCGGCCGGTTAATCCGGTTGGCTACCTTTTGGGCAAGAAGCGCAAGGTCAGCGAGGAGGCGTTGCCGTGGCAGGGCATGCGGGCCGCGTTTGTGGAGCGGGGTTGGGAGGACGCGACGCATCAGCGGGTGGAGTTTCGGGCCGGCGGAGTAAAGATCGCGGTGGCTGGGGTGGATGATCCGCACCATGATTTGGATGATTATGGGCGGATTCAGGGTCGACCTAATCCGGATGCGGATATTGCCATTGGGTTGTTGCATTCGCCGGATCCGCGGGTGTTGGCCCAGTTTGAGGCCGATGGGTACGACCTGACGTTGTCGGGGCATACCCATGGTGGCCAGTTGTGTTTGCCGGGCCAGCGGGCGATTGTGACTAATTGTGGGATTGACCAGAAGCGCGCCAGTGGGCTGCATCGTTTTGGGGATATGTGGATGCATGTGTCCAATGGTTTGGGCACTTCGAAGTATGCGCCGGTGCGTCTTTTTTGTCGTCCGTCTGCGACGTTGTTGACGTTGACTGAACGTAAGGTTTTGGCGCATTAG